In Betaproteobacteria bacterium, one DNA window encodes the following:
- a CDS encoding dipeptide ABC transporter ATP-binding protein — translation MLDLVSSGTRAPQPAAAPLTQVPLLEVEGLKKHFPVTKGVLSRTVGQVHAVDGVSFDIAAGETLGLVGESGCGKSTVGRTVLRLLDPTAGSIRVNGKDITRLDKKELRPYRREMQIIFQDPFSSLNPRMSVGEIVGEPLAIHGIAQGAAKEDRVAALFDRVGLRKAQMKSYPHEFSGGQRQRIGIARALALNPRLIVGDEPVSALDVSIQAQVINLLIDLQAEFNLSYLFIAHDLAVVEHISHRVAVMYLGRIVEYADKKSLFTSAKHPYTEALLSAVPVPNPKIKRAKRILQGDVPSPVTPPPGCHFHTRCPYAEARCRIEVPQLRQLGPGHFVSCHLR, via the coding sequence ATGCTTGACCTGGTCAGCTCCGGCACACGCGCGCCGCAGCCGGCGGCGGCTCCGCTCACGCAGGTTCCGCTGCTCGAGGTCGAGGGGCTGAAGAAGCATTTCCCGGTCACGAAGGGCGTGCTCTCACGCACGGTCGGGCAGGTGCATGCCGTCGACGGCGTGAGCTTCGATATCGCCGCGGGCGAAACCCTCGGCCTGGTCGGCGAGTCGGGCTGCGGCAAGTCCACCGTCGGGCGCACCGTGCTGCGCCTGCTCGATCCGACCGCGGGCAGCATCAGGGTCAACGGCAAGGACATCACGCGGCTCGACAAGAAGGAGCTGCGGCCCTACCGGCGCGAGATGCAGATCATCTTCCAGGACCCGTTTTCCTCGCTCAATCCGCGCATGTCGGTGGGCGAGATCGTCGGCGAGCCGCTCGCGATCCACGGCATCGCGCAAGGCGCCGCGAAGGAAGATCGGGTGGCCGCGCTGTTCGACCGGGTGGGGCTGCGCAAGGCGCAGATGAAGAGCTATCCGCACGAGTTCTCGGGCGGCCAGCGGCAGCGGATCGGCATCGCCCGGGCGCTCGCGTTGAATCCGCGGCTGATCGTCGGCGACGAGCCCGTGTCCGCGCTCGACGTCTCGATCCAGGCGCAGGTGATCAACCTGCTGATCGATCTGCAGGCCGAGTTCAACCTGTCGTATCTGTTCATTGCCCACGATCTGGCCGTGGTGGAGCACATCAGCCATCGCGTGGCGGTGATGTATCTCGGGCGCATCGTGGAATATGCCGACAAGAAATCGCTCTTCACCAGCGCGAAACATCCTTACACCGAGGCGCTGCTCTCCGCGGTACCGGTGCCGAACCCCAAGATCAAGCGCGCGAAGCGAATACTCCAGGGCGACGTGCCGAGCCCGGTCACGCCGCCGCCGGGTTGTCATTTCCACACTCGCTGTCCCTATGCCGAGGCGCGCTGCCGGATCGAAGTGCCGCAGCTGCGGCAGCTCGGGCCCGGCCACTTCGTTTCGTGTCATCTGCGCTGA
- a CDS encoding ATP-binding cassette domain-containing protein, producing MAQEYALEADSLQTWFYTRGGIVKAVDDVSFKLGRSETLGIVGESGCGKSITALTLMRLIPDPPGRIVGGSVRMGGRDLLQLEEEEMRAIRGNEISMIFQEPMTSLNPVITVGRQIGEALILHQGMSKKEALDRSIEMLRLVRIPEAQQRVREYPHQLSGGMRQRVMIAMALACNPKVLIADEPTTALDVTIQAQILELIVELKERLGTAVILITHDLGVVAETTRRVIVMYAGRKVEEADCEALFETPLHPYTHGLLSSIPGLGILAGGEAARRDRLTEIPGIVPALNALPPGCAFAPRCPHADGQCRAHRPPYEQKRSGHWAACWHSEKLYGARHA from the coding sequence ATGGCGCAGGAGTACGCGCTCGAGGCCGACAGCCTGCAGACCTGGTTCTATACCCGCGGCGGCATCGTCAAGGCGGTCGACGATGTCTCGTTCAAGCTCGGTCGCAGCGAAACGCTCGGCATCGTCGGCGAGTCGGGCTGCGGCAAGAGTATAACCGCGTTGACGCTGATGCGGCTCATCCCGGATCCGCCCGGGCGCATCGTCGGCGGCTCGGTCAGGATGGGCGGGCGCGATCTTCTCCAGCTCGAGGAGGAGGAAATGCGCGCCATTCGGGGCAACGAGATCTCGATGATCTTCCAGGAGCCGATGACCTCGCTCAACCCGGTCATCACGGTGGGGCGGCAGATCGGCGAGGCGCTGATCCTGCACCAGGGCATGAGCAAGAAGGAGGCGCTCGACCGATCGATCGAGATGCTGCGCCTGGTGCGCATTCCCGAGGCGCAGCAGCGGGTGCGGGAATATCCGCATCAGCTTTCAGGCGGCATGCGCCAGCGGGTGATGATCGCGATGGCCTTGGCATGCAATCCAAAGGTGCTGATCGCCGACGAGCCGACCACCGCGCTGGATGTCACCATTCAGGCGCAGATCCTGGAGCTGATCGTCGAGCTGAAGGAAAGGCTCGGCACGGCGGTCATCCTGATCACGCACGACCTCGGCGTGGTCGCGGAAACGACGCGGCGTGTCATCGTCATGTACGCGGGCCGCAAGGTCGAGGAAGCGGACTGCGAGGCGTTGTTCGAGACGCCGTTGCATCCCTACACCCACGGGCTGCTGTCCTCGATCCCGGGCTTGGGCATCCTGGCGGGCGGCGAGGCCGCCCGGCGCGATCGGCTGACCGAGATTCCGGGCATCGTTCCGGCGCTGAACGCGCTGCCGCCCGGCTGCGCCTTCGCGCCCCGGTGCCCGCACGCGGACGGCCAATGCCGCGCGCACCGTCCGCCCTATGAGCAGAAGCGCAGCGGCCATTGGGCCGCCTGCTGGCATTCCGAGAAACTCTACGGGGCCCGCCATGCTTGA
- a CDS encoding ABC transporter permease subunit — protein MTTIDHAAELHKAGANVDGKLSVFLFYCRRHPLGAIGGLIFVVLVFAALFAGWIAPHDPLGTNADDSLAAPGASHLLGADVMGRDLFSRIVHGARISLMVGIGSTLLGGLLGVAIGLMSGYLLGWFDLVTQRIIDIMQALPLLVMALVMAAALGPSLENTIIAISIPLVPHVARVIRANTLSLREMPFVEAARAIGMSETRIALKHILPNTLAPFIVLATAQLGSAILTEASLSFLGLGIPEPHPSWGRMLSESAAEYVRVAPWLVIYPGIAISLAVFGTNLLGDALRDILDPRQRS, from the coding sequence GTGACCACGATCGATCATGCAGCAGAGCTGCACAAGGCAGGGGCGAATGTCGACGGCAAGCTCTCCGTTTTCCTGTTCTATTGCCGCCGCCACCCGCTCGGGGCGATCGGCGGCCTGATCTTCGTCGTCTTGGTGTTCGCGGCTCTTTTCGCCGGCTGGATAGCACCGCACGATCCGCTCGGGACCAATGCCGACGACTCGCTGGCGGCGCCCGGCGCTTCGCACCTTCTGGGGGCCGACGTGATGGGGCGCGACCTCTTCAGCCGCATCGTCCACGGTGCGCGCATCTCGCTCATGGTGGGCATCGGCTCCACACTACTTGGTGGGCTCCTCGGCGTGGCCATCGGGCTCATGTCGGGCTATCTGCTGGGCTGGTTCGACCTGGTCACCCAGCGCATCATCGACATCATGCAGGCGCTGCCGCTGCTGGTGATGGCGCTGGTCATGGCGGCGGCGCTGGGGCCGTCGCTCGAGAACACGATCATCGCTATCTCGATCCCGCTCGTCCCGCACGTCGCGCGCGTGATCCGCGCGAATACGTTGTCGCTGCGCGAAATGCCGTTCGTGGAGGCGGCGCGCGCCATCGGCATGAGCGAGACGCGCATTGCGCTGAAGCACATCCTGCCCAACACCCTGGCGCCGTTCATCGTGCTGGCGACGGCGCAACTCGGCTCGGCGATCCTGACCGAGGCTTCGCTGTCCTTCCTCGGGCTCGGCATTCCCGAGCCGCACCCCTCCTGGGGACGGATGCTGTCGGAATCAGCGGCCGAGTACGTGCGAGTGGCGCCGTGGCTCGTCATCTATCCCGGCATCGCCATCAGCCTGGCCGTGTTCGGCACCAACCTGCTGGGCGACGCGCTTCGGGACATCCTCGACCCGCGTCAGCGCAGCTAG
- a CDS encoding ABC transporter permease subunit, whose protein sequence is MTSYMVRRFFLMLLTLFGMSIVIFCMLRLMPGNIADIMFDSAGFIDPAAKAALEKELGLDLPIPLQYWNWISALLTGDLGISYVSELPAIDELGPRIPITLKLAAMSLFFAVLFGVPFGVISAVRQDTPLDYALRVFSLSGLSLPSFWLALLILMACVKYFGEIPIYTDTPESLWAEFKLLLLPAAAVGFRASAIIMRLTRSSMLEVLRQDYIRTARSKGASERSVNYHHALKNAILPVVTIIGIEAAFLIGGLIITETVFNIPGVAHFLVEAILKRDYPIVQNLVMLIAVVVVFMNFLVDIMYASLDPRIKYA, encoded by the coding sequence ATGACGAGCTACATGGTGCGGCGCTTCTTCCTCATGCTGCTGACGCTGTTCGGCATGTCGATCGTCATCTTCTGCATGCTGCGCCTGATGCCGGGCAATATCGCCGACATCATGTTCGATTCGGCAGGGTTCATCGACCCGGCGGCGAAGGCGGCGCTGGAGAAGGAGCTCGGGCTCGACCTGCCGATTCCACTCCAGTACTGGAACTGGATCAGCGCGCTTCTCACCGGCGATCTCGGCATCTCCTACGTCTCCGAGTTGCCGGCGATCGACGAGCTTGGGCCGCGCATCCCGATCACGCTCAAGCTCGCGGCGATGTCGCTGTTCTTCGCGGTGCTGTTCGGCGTGCCGTTCGGCGTGATCAGCGCCGTGCGCCAGGACACGCCGCTCGATTATGCGCTGCGCGTGTTCAGCCTGAGCGGGCTGTCGCTGCCTTCGTTCTGGCTGGCGCTGCTGATCCTGATGGCGTGCGTGAAGTATTTCGGCGAGATCCCGATTTACACCGACACGCCGGAGAGCCTGTGGGCGGAGTTCAAGCTCCTGCTGCTGCCGGCCGCGGCCGTCGGCTTCCGTGCCTCGGCCATCATCATGCGTCTTACGCGCTCCTCGATGCTCGAGGTGCTGCGCCAGGACTACATTCGCACCGCGCGCTCCAAGGGCGCTTCCGAGCGCTCGGTCAACTACCATCACGCGCTGAAGAACGCCATCCTGCCCGTGGTCACCATCATCGGCATCGAGGCGGCGTTCCTGATCGGCGGGCTCATCATCACCGAGACGGTGTTCAATATCCCGGGTGTAGCGCACTTCCTGGTCGAGGCGATCCTCAAGCGCGACTACCCGATCGTGCAGAATCTGGTAATGCTGATCGCGGTCGTGGTCGTGTTCATGAATTTCCTGGTGGACATAATGTATGCGAGCCTGGATCCGCGGATCAAGTACGCATAG
- a CDS encoding peptide ABC transporter substrate-binding protein translates to MTMGTSVALAQKSGGIMKVYHRETPPSGSIHEEATNSTVSPYMGVFNNLVMFDQHKAVNSLETIVPDLATEWSWNADKTQLVFKLRKGVKWHDGKPLTAKDVKCTWDLLLGNVKPALRKNPRKSWYGNLEKVTADNDYQATFHLKRKQPAFIALLASGYSPVYPCHVPPAKMRTHPIGTGPFKFVEQKQNEHVKFTRNPDYWKKGRPYLDGIEWTIIRSRSTRVLAFVAGDFDMTYNADVTHALLKDIKKQAPKAVCDMVTTNVTRNLIVNRDKPPFDNAKIREAMALTLDRQAFVDILSEGDAVISANFLPPPYGVWGMPAEVLKKVPGYGDVKANRAAARKIMESLGYGPDKRLKIKVATRNIAIYRDPAVILIDHLKEIYIDGELDTVETSNWHAKVGRKDYMVGMNLTGLGVDDPDAMFYENYACGSERNYTGYCNKELQALFDKQSMMEDQEARKKLVWEIDRKLQEDGARPIIFNAKGATCYQPRVKGFTVMTNSVYNGWRFEDVWLDK, encoded by the coding sequence ATGACGATGGGTACGTCGGTCGCCCTCGCGCAAAAGAGCGGAGGCATTATGAAGGTCTACCATCGCGAAACGCCGCCGAGCGGCTCGATCCACGAGGAGGCGACCAACTCCACCGTCTCGCCGTACATGGGCGTGTTCAATAACTTGGTCATGTTCGACCAGCACAAGGCGGTCAACAGCCTCGAGACCATCGTTCCCGACCTCGCCACCGAATGGTCGTGGAACGCGGACAAGACCCAGCTCGTCTTCAAGCTGCGCAAGGGCGTCAAGTGGCACGACGGCAAGCCCCTCACGGCCAAGGACGTCAAATGCACCTGGGATCTGTTGCTGGGCAACGTCAAGCCCGCCCTGCGCAAGAACCCGCGCAAATCCTGGTACGGGAACCTGGAGAAAGTCACCGCCGACAACGATTACCAGGCAACTTTCCATTTGAAGCGCAAGCAGCCGGCGTTCATCGCGCTGCTCGCCTCGGGCTATTCGCCGGTGTATCCGTGCCACGTACCGCCGGCGAAGATGCGCACGCATCCGATCGGCACCGGGCCGTTCAAATTCGTCGAGCAGAAGCAGAACGAGCACGTCAAGTTCACGCGCAACCCCGATTACTGGAAGAAGGGTCGGCCCTACCTCGACGGCATCGAGTGGACCATCATCCGCAGCCGCTCGACCCGGGTGCTCGCGTTCGTCGCCGGCGACTTCGACATGACGTACAACGCCGACGTCACCCACGCATTGCTCAAGGACATCAAGAAGCAGGCGCCGAAGGCGGTGTGCGACATGGTGACGACCAACGTTACTCGCAACCTCATCGTCAATCGCGACAAGCCGCCGTTCGACAATGCGAAGATCCGCGAGGCGATGGCGCTCACGCTCGACCGCCAGGCCTTCGTCGATATCCTGAGCGAGGGCGACGCGGTCATCAGCGCCAACTTCCTGCCCCCGCCCTACGGGGTATGGGGCATGCCGGCCGAGGTGCTGAAGAAGGTGCCGGGTTACGGCGACGTGAAAGCCAATCGCGCGGCCGCGCGCAAGATCATGGAGTCGCTCGGCTACGGTCCGGACAAGCGGCTGAAGATCAAGGTGGCGACGCGCAACATCGCGATCTATCGCGACCCTGCCGTCATCCTCATCGACCATTTGAAGGAAATCTACATCGACGGCGAGCTCGATACCGTGGAGACGAGCAACTGGCACGCCAAAGTCGGGCGCAAGGACTACATGGTCGGGATGAACCTCACGGGGCTCGGCGTGGACGATCCCGACGCCATGTTCTACGAGAACTACGCCTGCGGCTCCGAGCGCAACTACACCGGCTACTGCAACAAGGAGCTGCAGGCGCTGTTCGACAAGCAGTCGATGATGGAAGACCAGGAGGCGAGGAAGAAGCTGGTGTGGGAGATCGACCGCAAGCTGCAGGAGGACGGGGCGCGCCCGATCATCTTCAACGCCAAGGGGGCTACCTGCTACCAGCCGCGCGTGAAGGGCTTCACCGTGATGACCAACAGCGTCTACAACGGCTGGCGCTTCGAGGACGTGTGGCTCGACAAATAG